The following proteins are encoded in a genomic region of Streptococcus gwangjuense:
- the trmB gene encoding tRNA (guanosine(46)-N7)-methyltransferase TrmB gives MRVRNRKGATELLEANPQYVVLNPLEAKGKWRDLFGNDNPIHVEVGSGKGAFVSGMAKQNPDINYIGIDIQKSVLSYALDKVLEVGVPNIKLLWVDGSDLTDYFEDGEIDRLYLNFSDPWPKKRHEKRRLTYKTFLDTFKRILPENGEIHFKTDNRGLFEYSLVSFSQYGMKLNGVWLDLHASDFEGNVMTEYEQKFSNKGQVIYRVEAQF, from the coding sequence ATGAGAGTTAGAAATCGTAAAGGGGCGACAGAATTACTAGAGGCAAATCCCCAGTATGTGGTCCTCAATCCCTTGGAAGCCAAGGGAAAATGGCGGGACTTGTTTGGTAATGACAATCCCATTCATGTGGAAGTTGGAAGTGGAAAGGGTGCCTTTGTTTCAGGTATGGCTAAGCAAAACCCTGACATCAACTATATCGGGATTGATATTCAAAAGTCTGTTTTGAGTTATGCTTTGGACAAGGTGCTTGAAGTTGGGGTACCTAATATTAAGCTCTTGTGGGTAGATGGTTCTGATTTGACGGACTACTTTGAAGACGGTGAGATTGATCGCTTGTATCTGAACTTTTCAGATCCGTGGCCTAAAAAACGCCATGAAAAGCGTCGTTTGACCTACAAGACCTTCTTGGATACCTTCAAACGTATCTTGCCTGAAAATGGAGAAATTCATTTCAAGACGGATAACCGTGGCTTGTTTGAGTACAGCCTAGTGAGCTTTTCTCAGTATGGCATGAAGCTCAACGGCGTCTGGCTTGATTTACATGCCAGTGATTTTGAAGGCAATGTCATGACAGAATACGAGCAAAAATTCTCCAACAAGGGGCAAGTTATCTACCGAGTTGAGGCTCAGTTTTAA
- the ccrZ gene encoding cell cycle regulator CcrZ, whose product MDLGDNELTLTPIPGKSGKAYMGSYPDGKRIFVKMNTSPILPGLAREQIAPQLLWSRRLADGRDMCAQEWLTGKILTPYDMNRKQIVNILTRLHRSRPLMTQLSRLGYAMETPVDLLQSWQETAPDALRKNHFISEVMADLRQTIPGFREDYATIVHGDVRHSNWIETDSGLIYLVDWDSVRLTDRMFDVAHMLCHYIPEHQWKEWLTYYGYKYNQTVLNKLYWYGQLSYLSQISKYYMNQDLENVNREIHGLRHFRDKYGKRR is encoded by the coding sequence ATGGATTTGGGTGATAATGAGCTAACACTGACTCCCATACCTGGGAAAAGTGGCAAGGCTTATATGGGTAGCTATCCTGATGGGAAGCGCATCTTTGTAAAAATGAACACCTCTCCAATCCTACCTGGTCTAGCTAGAGAACAAATTGCTCCACAATTATTATGGAGTCGCCGTTTGGCAGATGGGCGTGATATGTGTGCTCAAGAATGGTTGACAGGCAAGATATTGACCCCCTATGATATGAATCGTAAACAAATCGTCAATATTTTAACCCGTCTTCATCGCTCACGTCCGTTGATGACACAGTTGAGTCGTTTGGGATATGCCATGGAAACACCTGTAGATTTACTACAGTCTTGGCAAGAAACGGCTCCAGATGCTTTGCGTAAAAATCATTTTATCAGTGAAGTGATGGCTGATTTACGTCAGACTATTCCAGGATTTAGAGAGGACTATGCGACCATTGTCCATGGAGATGTACGACATAGTAATTGGATTGAGACAGACAGTGGCTTGATTTATTTGGTGGATTGGGATTCGGTTCGCTTGACCGACCGCATGTTTGACGTTGCTCACATGCTCTGCCATTATATTCCAGAACATCAGTGGAAGGAATGGTTGACCTACTACGGTTATAAGTACAATCAAACGGTATTAAATAAATTGTATTGGTACGGTCAATTGTCTTATTTGAGCCAGATTTCCAAGTATTATATGAACCAAGATTTAGAAAATGTCAATCGGGAGATTCATGGCTTGCGTCACTTCCGAGACAAGTATGGAAAGAGAAGATGA
- a CDS encoding CPBP family intramembrane glutamic endopeptidase, with translation MKFFDKFHAFCFGFLVLLIVITVPYTINHGDFFQNESELIIVSLLVTSLSVTYARKFEMVSFGMLSKKQLLLFIAIFFLSVLETLVYIHFFAVSSGAGVQHLAEVSRGISLSLILTSSVFGPIQEELIFRGLLQGAVFDNSWLGIVLTSSLFSFMHGPSNVPSFIFYLLGGLLLGFAYKKSQNLWVSTLVHMFYNAWPLLYYL, from the coding sequence ATGAAGTTTTTTGATAAATTTCATGCCTTTTGTTTTGGATTTTTAGTACTACTAATCGTCATTACAGTTCCTTATACGATTAACCATGGGGACTTTTTTCAAAATGAATCTGAATTGATTATTGTAAGTCTTCTTGTAACATCGCTGAGTGTTACTTATGCTAGAAAGTTTGAAATGGTTTCTTTTGGGATGTTAAGCAAGAAACAACTTTTGCTTTTCATTGCAATCTTTTTTCTAAGCGTTCTTGAGACGCTAGTTTATATTCATTTCTTCGCTGTTTCTTCTGGCGCAGGAGTTCAACACTTGGCGGAAGTCAGCAGAGGAATTTCCCTGTCTTTGATTTTGACTTCCTCAGTTTTTGGACCCATCCAGGAGGAACTCATTTTCAGAGGACTTCTTCAAGGTGCGGTTTTTGACAATTCTTGGTTAGGGATTGTACTGACTTCCTCTCTCTTTTCTTTTATGCATGGACCTTCTAATGTCCCTTCGTTTATTTTTTATCTACTTGGGGGCTTGTTACTGGGCTTTGCTTATAAAAAGAGCCAAAACCTATGGGTTTCTACTCTAGTTCACATGTTTTACAATGCTTGGCCACTCTTATATTATTTATAA
- the blpZ gene encoding immunity protein BlpZ: MYKHLFFLDSKTLDWLTPYILVLASDTIAFNVFVLTFVSVVVFNSLNSMLALMVIFLGWGYVIGFWLLKWFVLERLELKNDV; encoded by the coding sequence ATGTATAAACACTTATTTTTCCTAGATTCAAAAACCTTAGACTGGTTGACACCTTATATTCTGGTCTTGGCTTCTGACACCATTGCCTTTAATGTTTTTGTGCTAACCTTTGTATCTGTGGTGGTCTTTAATTCCCTAAATTCCATGCTGGCTTTAATGGTTATCTTCTTAGGGTGGGGTTATGTGATCGGATTTTGGTTACTAAAATGGTTTGTTTTGGAAAGGCTAGAACTAAAGAATGACGTGTAG
- a CDS encoding immunity protein, whose product MKKIFFKKQTIFLARLFLGQLPLLVSAYLFLSRQFLNFSLVFQFLLVVINLASILLTVYLTREMRIREFEDDDLVSPRTNQLMYIGLTGFMSIICLYRGVTAGESYQQLIAYIGAILCLIIMLLLIWGLKYYKK is encoded by the coding sequence ATGAAAAAAATATTTTTTAAAAAACAGACCATTTTCCTTGCGAGATTGTTCTTAGGTCAGTTGCCTTTACTTGTCTCTGCTTATCTATTTCTATCTCGCCAGTTTTTAAATTTTTCCTTGGTTTTCCAATTTCTCTTAGTGGTTATTAACTTAGCTTCCATTTTGCTCACTGTTTACCTCACTAGGGAAATGAGGATAAGAGAATTTGAAGATGATGATTTGGTTAGTCCTAGAACCAATCAACTCATGTATATAGGCTTGACAGGTTTTATGTCTATTATTTGTTTGTATAGAGGTGTCACAGCAGGAGAATCCTATCAACAACTAATTGCCTATATTGGCGCTATTCTCTGCTTGATTATCATGCTTCTGCTCATTTGGGGTTTGAAGTATTATAAAAAGTAG
- a CDS encoding immunity protein, with protein MKTFLAKKRNIFLTRLFLGQLPLLVSTYLFLSRQFLTFSLVFQFLLVVINLASILVTVYLTREMRIREFEDDDLVSPRTNQLMFIGLTVFMSIICLYRGITAGEFYQQLIAYIGAILCLIIMLLLIWGLKYYKK; from the coding sequence ATGAAAACTTTTCTTGCTAAAAAACGGAACATCTTCCTTACGAGATTGTTCCTAGGTCAGTTGCCCTTGCTTGTCTCTACTTATCTATTTCTATCTCGTCAGTTTTTAACTTTTTCCTTGGTTTTCCAATTTCTTTTAGTGGTTATTAACTTGGCTTCTATTTTGGTCACTGTTTACCTCACTAGAGAAATGAGGATAAGAGAGTTTGAAGATGATGATTTAGTTAGTCCTAGAACCAATCAACTCATGTTCATTGGTTTGACAGTCTTTATGTCTATTATCTGTTTGTATAGAGGGATCACAGCAGGAGAATTCTATCAACAATTGATTGCCTATATTGGTGCTATTCTCTGTTTGATAATCATGCTTCTACTCATTTGGGGCTTGAAGTATTATAAAAAGTAG
- a CDS encoding PncF family bacteriocin immunity protein produces MDFKSFIIGLVVGIFGPYMDDVIRKIFSKFSKKNTDSTP; encoded by the coding sequence ATGGATTTTAAAAGTTTTATTATTGGTTTAGTAGTTGGTATATTTGGTCCTTATATGGATGATGTAATTAGAAAAATATTTTCAAAATTTTCAAAAAAGAATACGGATAGTACCCCCTAA
- a CDS encoding Blp family class II bacteriocin: MFNYKIVDNQELSNISGGGLGGDVLVGALSGAFQAGQSCIAGGPQAYFICAAGGAIVGGFVAYGLRPPK; encoded by the coding sequence ATGTTTAATTACAAAATAGTAGATAATCAAGAATTAAGTAATATTTCTGGAGGTGGATTGGGAGGAGATGTACTTGTAGGAGCCTTGTCGGGTGCATTTCAGGCAGGACAATCTTGTATTGCTGGAGGCCCCCAAGCTTACTTTATTTGCGCAGCAGGAGGCGCTATAGTAGGTGGCTTTGTAGCTTATGGATTGAGACCACCAAAATAG
- a CDS encoding Blp family class II bacteriocin, translating to METKTMTQFDVLDTEMLASIEGGTDWGTVGKGAVYGAGIGVAMCGVGGLLTGGATWAMTAACAWAGAKLGGSFTGIADNIWS from the coding sequence ATGGAAACAAAAACAATGACTCAATTTGATGTTTTGGATACTGAAATGCTGGCTAGCATTGAGGGAGGAACTGATTGGGGAACAGTAGGAAAAGGAGCTGTCTATGGAGCAGGTATCGGAGTTGCTATGTGTGGGGTAGGAGGACTCCTTACTGGTGGTGCCACATGGGCTATGACTGCTGCCTGTGCTTGGGCTGGAGCTAAACTTGGTGGTTCTTTTACTGGAATTGCTGATAATATTTGGTCATAG
- a CDS encoding thioredoxin domain-containing protein — protein MKKQKIKSLLLVPLVFASITTGVVYAEEQPTTSSIQANDSSVVAPDLPSAKEKVEHKPSVVTPEEYEKNVADFKKIDIEAVRQSFTEDQLEHTIYFGRKTCSHCRQFSSELKEFNNLIEKKLEYYDLDGKDFDGEAREFLFKKVGIPGTPTILYLKNGHPISGWVGGGATAQQVYDYMYSRNSPKQTETVKSSEGTVTESVRDENTRSDSMNISDKVVSDSKGMGDEKRTEMKISNANPNSNSENSGNVESTNSTSEAKTTQSDNLAMLDNKNQLETPKPIFDVAQENKAPSTDVKGTDYVSKSITSNEKLLPKTGEEESYQLLRLAVAFFMASIMIKVKQKIHK, from the coding sequence ATGAAGAAACAAAAGATAAAATCGCTATTACTTGTACCACTTGTATTTGCATCTATTACTACGGGTGTTGTATATGCAGAAGAACAGCCTACTACTTCATCTATCCAGGCGAATGATAGTTCTGTTGTGGCACCAGATTTGCCATCGGCTAAGGAAAAGGTGGAGCATAAACCTTCTGTTGTAACCCCAGAAGAGTATGAGAAGAATGTTGCGGACTTTAAAAAGATAGATATTGAAGCTGTACGTCAATCTTTTACAGAGGACCAATTGGAACATACTATTTATTTTGGTAGAAAAACTTGCTCTCATTGTCGTCAATTTTCTTCTGAATTGAAAGAATTTAATAACTTGATTGAAAAGAAGTTAGAGTATTATGATTTGGATGGTAAGGATTTTGATGGGGAAGCGAGAGAGTTTCTATTTAAAAAAGTCGGTATTCCAGGAACACCAACAATTTTGTATTTAAAAAATGGACATCCGATATCTGGATGGGTTGGTGGCGGAGCAACTGCACAACAGGTGTATGATTATATGTACTCGAGAAACTCACCTAAGCAAACGGAGACAGTGAAATCTTCTGAGGGAACAGTAACTGAAAGTGTCCGTGATGAGAATACTAGAAGTGACAGCATGAATATTAGTGATAAAGTTGTAAGTGACAGCAAAGGTATGGGTGATGAAAAAAGAACCGAAATGAAAATATCCAATGCTAATCCCAATTCTAATAGTGAAAATAGTGGGAATGTGGAGAGTACAAACTCAACTTCTGAAGCTAAAACTACTCAATCTGACAATTTAGCAATGTTAGACAATAAGAATCAATTGGAAACTCCCAAACCTATTTTTGATGTTGCTCAAGAAAATAAAGCTCCTTCAACTGATGTTAAGGGGACTGATTATGTAAGCAAATCTATTACTTCGAATGAAAAATTATTACCGAAAACAGGAGAGGAAGAAAGTTACCAACTGCTTCGACTAGCTGTCGCGTTTTTTATGGCTTCTATAATGATTAAAGTGAAACAAAAAATTCATAAATAA